Below is a genomic region from Desulfonauticus submarinus.
GTTTCCACTTCTGGTCCTGTATTGGAAAGAAGTGGTGATTTAGCAGCTATTCTTACAAGTTTAAAGCAAAATGATATTTTATTTATTGATGAGATCCATCGGCTACATCCAGCAGTAGAAGAAGTGCTTTATCCTAGTATGGAAGATTTTAAGTTAGACTTAATAATAGGACAAGGTCCTGGAGCTAGAACTGTAAAGATAGACTTAGAACCCTTTACTTTGGTTGGAGCTACTACAAGGCTTGGCCTTTTAACTTCTCCGTTAAGGGATAGATTTGGGGTGATTTGCAGGCTTAATTTTTATAAACCTGAAGAACTAGCTCAAATTGTTTTAAGGGCTGCAAAAATTATTGGAATTGAAATAGAAAAAGAGGCTGCTTTAGAGATAGGTCGCCGTTCACGAGGAACACCTAGAATAGCCAATAGATTACTTAGGAGAGTAAGAGATTTTGCCCATGTAAAAGGTTTGAGAAAGGTTTCATTTCAATTAGCAAAGGACTCTTTAGATTTAATGGATGTAGATGCTAAAGGTCTTGATATTATGGATAGAAAAATTTTAGAGTGTATAATTTTAAAATATGGCGGCGGACCTGTAGGGGTAAAGACTATTGCTGCTGCGATCTCTGAGGAAGTTAGAACAATAGAAGAAATATATGAACCTTTTTTAATTCAGTCAGGGTTTATAAAAAGAACACCAAGAGGAAGGATTGCCACCCCTTTAGCATATAAACATT
It encodes:
- the ruvB gene encoding Holliday junction branch migration DNA helicase RuvB, with protein sequence MKSGIEDNIRPQSLDEFIGQEDVCNNLKVYIQAARERGQHLDHTLLYGNPGLGKTTLAYIMAKELGVNIVSTSGPVLERSGDLAAILTSLKQNDILFIDEIHRLHPAVEEVLYPSMEDFKLDLIIGQGPGARTVKIDLEPFTLVGATTRLGLLTSPLRDRFGVICRLNFYKPEELAQIVLRAAKIIGIEIEKEAALEIGRRSRGTPRIANRLLRRVRDFAHVKGLRKVSFQLAKDSLDLMDVDAKGLDIMDRKILECIILKYGGGPVGVKTIAAAISEEVRTIEEIYEPFLIQSGFIKRTPRGRIATPLAYKHLQLSFNKDLPVDEG